GTCTTGGTGGAGGTGGACCCCTCTCATCTGGTCTCCTTGGGAGTCTCCTAGGATTGTTTCTTTGGCTGCTCCAGTTACCAGATTTGGCACCCCATCCATCTGCTTTCCAGTCCTTATTACTAGAATCAGCTATCTCTTTCCATTGAGCAGTACCTTGTGAGTTCTCAGCAGGCATATCATTCCAGCCATCCCAAGAATCTGATTGCTTAGCATCTGAATTGCCCACTGGTGTTGCAGCCAGATTACCCCAGGAGTCTTCTGCGGCAGATTACTCCATGTGTCTGATTCTTTTGGGACTTTCAGATGCTCATCAGACTCCATCTTATCTTTCTCACCCCAACTGGATCCTGCATTAGACTTGGCATTTGGTCTTCCAATTCCATCTCCAACATTCCAAGCAAAGCCTCCCCAATCAGTGGAATTGTCCTGCACCTTAGCATGCACTTCCCATGAATTATCTTGATCTGCTGGCTTTATAGCCGCTCCACCTCCACTACTCTAGCCTCCCCAATCAGTGGAATTGTCCGGCACCTTAGCATGCACTTCCCATGAATTATCTTGATCTGCTAGCTTTGCAGTAGCTCCAACTCCACTACCCTAGGCTTCCCAGTCACCAGAATCATTCGCAGCACTAGCATTTTGTTCCCAACTTGAGTTCATTGTTGTGCCATTTTCCCATGAACTGCCTTTCTGAATATTTTGCTCTCCAACTTAAGTAATACAACACCTCAGAATATCTAATTAACCCAATCAAACTAAATAGACACTAATCCTAAACAAGGCAAGATCTACCAATCCCCAGAAGTCCTTGGGTGGGGAATAAATGTCCCTGTGGTGTTGCTGCAGTCAAAACTGCTGACTTAACCATTAATATTAAAACATGCTTGGTTGACAAACCCGCACAACTTGATTGAAGGCACATGAGATGCCAATAAGGTCCCTCACTTGCTGAATGCCATATGGAATAGACCTCTGTGTGTCAATGAGGTCAAGTACAGGTAAGCAGGCATCAATTGTTGTCCTCCAGGCATCACCATTGCTTACAGCATCATCTTTTTCAACAATGATTTCTAACACCGGCTCACCCTTTGATTGCAGCGTCAAATCAAACTCCGTCTACATCGATGGGTAAGCTTGATTTCTTTTTCCATGTTAGGTCTTTGCTCCAATTTTTAGTGGAGTTACAAGATTATTGGGGCCTTGGTTGAAATAATGCATGATTTATGATTCTAAtatttgttattgttattatataTACACCACATCAAGAGTTCCTCACAATAATATGTACACAAAGATTGCAGCAAAGAAGGTAAATGATAGGCTAATTTTCTGATCTTCATTTTACCCTTCTATGTGTTCAACTGTTGGCATTAAATATTTGCCTTCTCATATGCTTGGTATAGTAGACTTGATATGTCTCTTTTCAAGACAAAAAATCTCCCCTAATACATGTTCCTGTTCATTAATGCTATCATATTCTTCTAAATGAGCAGGTCTGGTGTCTCCTCTGCTTATTCCTGAATCTGGATCACTTATAGATTCAGTGAACTCGGGATTGCACTATTTAGATTGCATTTACTGCTATTTTAGCAAATGGAAGTAACTTAATCTGCCAAGCTTTCGGAGTGCTTCCTTTCTTTGTATTGTCTGTAGCAGGCCAGCCTATCAATCTCTGCCTAAGGTGTGCTTAATACCTGTTTGCTATATGCTTATCTTTACATGTTTGCCATCCCTTAAAATGACAACACTTCCGAGTTAGATATATTTTCCTTCTATGAAACTTGCAAAAATTACAATTGAATTATACAAGATGAGAAGGTCTTATCATGACAACATTGTAATTTcctgtttgctgcttaactaggatgaGTGAAGCTTCCTTTCTTCAATTACCTTTTGCCATAAGGACTACTCTGAACTTTGGTGGCTATATGATGCAATTTCCTATTCTATTTTATGCAGTGAGTTctattttccttgctgttttttcAGTAGATGACATTCGGTGCAAATCAAATTGGCTTGTGACCTGAGATGAAAGGTACTGAGTAGTCCCCACTATGCTCAATAAAAAGGCAAACTTCTTACAATATTAGTGTTTTTTTTGTTGACTAAAAATATGTCTTTGCTTAACAGGTAGAGATGGAGTGGAAGGTGAAGCAGTTTCTTTCTCCTTCCCCACTGCATCCCCTAACCTTGAGAGCCTCCCCTTCTGATGCGACGAAGACCATGCTACAGTTCTTTAAATGTGAGATCTCTCTTCCTCCTTTACATTCTAGCATGTCTTATTACAAGCTTGAGTTGCCTAAATGCAGTGCTGCTCGCTTTGGTATTTCGATTATAGCACGAGCACGATAATGTACGAACTTTACATTTTTGTTAACTTGTTAGGCAAAGGTTCTTGAGCAGTTATATCAGTTAGATGTTAAGTTACTAGCAATGATTTCATGAGCATTTTTTATGGGACTGTAGTCACATTTCTTTATATATTTCCTTCTACAAGTGTGCTCTGTCAGTTGCATTCATTTAATCAGAGGTCATTTGTTTGTCCAGTTACTATCCTTCTGTGTGACACTATTGCTGATACATTTCTTATCTTAGGTTGTGATGTTTAACGCTATTGTATGTCAACATTGTTGCCAAAAGTAATGAATTCTTTCAACATTGTTGCCGTCTTTTATGCTAAGCGCATTGTGGGATCCTCCCAGATACACTAGGCTCTTTTTCCTGAGTGGTTAACCACTAGACCTCTAGTTATATCAACAGTTTAATACGTTATTTGTGAAGCAAAATATACATATAGTTGAAAGTAAAAGCTGCTGCTCACTAGCTGTCTCTGTATGTGGTTCTTCTAACTAGACACATTTTGTGATGCATTAGAAACCTGATGCCATTCTATATTAACAATGTAATATACTTGTGTAATTGGTTTCATAGAATTTTATCATGCGCAGTACCTTGAGCTAACTTGTTCATTTTAACAGATGGTGTAATAGACTACTCTGTTACTGGTAGCAAGTCAAAAGGAATACTGGCGGCTCAGACGAGTAAATCTACAGATATGCTTCATCTTCAGACCCCAACCATCACTCCACCAAAATCCTCGTTCAACTTCAAGCCCAGCACCTCCATTCTTGATTAACAGATGGTGATGGAGTGCTGATTGACAGTTTCTTTCACAGCAACAGTTAATTCTTTGATTCTTTCATTTGCTAGCGGGTCCATCAGTAATGCTTCGTTTCTTTTATCTGATAGCAGGTCCCTTCGAGTACTAtatttgtgtattatttgaatgaaaccttgtatggaaaatatatattttaatatgctattgctactgttttaaaataattttttttgtgcgtttaactcttttttctgtgaggctggctacacagaaatattatttttaatctgggcgaaattaatttttctgtgagttcacctagacctgacagaaaaaaaacatgtgtttttctgtgcgtttatttctttttgctgtgtggattaacacatagaaaaattagttttaatctgggcgaaaatAATTTTTCATGTGCgtgtgagacccacagaaaaattgtttctgactggtgaacccacagaaaaatttgatttttctagTCATTATATTTTCtgtgtgtatttttctgagggtacaccgtcagaaaaatatttttctgacggtattcgcatttttctgtgtgtttttcgcacacacagaaaaaagcgagattccagtagtgttaGCATTTTTAAATTGCATTTCAGTTCGACAGTATAAATAAAAATGTTTCTAAGTTAAACTTTCGATTTATTCAACTCAACTGCTATCTCCATCGTTGATCAATATGTTAAAGAACAGATCAAATCCAATTTGTTGGGACATCCAGCACCACAGTCCACAGCACACGCGAGTGGTGGATGGTTCACTTCCCACCTTCGAGCATGGAAGTGCCAAGTTGAATCCTTGTGTTATTATGGCCAACTTGATGGACAGGGCGATGGTTGTGGAAGACGTCTGGACCACGCTATGAAAGGATTATGTATTGCAGAGAGTAAGCTGTTGTGTCTGTTGTCTCGATCTGCTGGTTCAGAGTTATTCTCACGCCTGTGTACCATAGTAGATGAGGATTTTGGAACCAAAATAAATTAAACATTGTTCTAGTTATAAACAAAgctagaatttttttttgtttttttttttggcatatGACTGGGTGTTGGTTTACGGATGTCGTAGGTCATGCAATTAAGAAAGGAGCCCGGGAAGAGTTCTATGTTGGGCTTAAATTTATGGAAACGATAAATTGATATACCTTTTTCGCACGAAGAATATCACATGCATCTTTATCCGGACAATTTTCAAATGTAAATTACTTCTACCGAAAACAGAGTACAGGCGGGGTGATACAAATTAAACAAAGTGTGCCGTGCACTGGGAGGTGGACTGAGTGTAATTGTTAGCTAACAATATCGGAAGCTTATTTAGCAATAGGGCTTTTGTGTTGTATGATCTACATCCTGTTAGGCCAGAGACATTATTGTGCAAATGTAGGAAACTGTTTCCCCCACCTTAGCTTCTCAAAGAAAAGGTTTGTTATCCGTATCCACTTGCGCCTTATTAGTGGTGGTCAACATCGTGAGGACTCATGGCTATCGACGTCGCTTATTGCAAACCACAGGCAGCTAGCAGAATGCATGTTGGAAGGTACGGTAGCTGCGAGGCCTTGTATATAAAGCCATGCCATCCTGTGCCCAAGAAATCCACAGCTGCTCCAAACACCTGCACTACTCTCACATCAATCACAAAAACATAAGCTAACGAGCAAGCTGCACTCAAGAAATAGTACCATGGAGTCAAACATTAGCAACAAgcatatgatgatgacaaccCTAATGCTGCTTGTCTCCGTCATAGCCATTGCGGACAGCGTTTGCTACGTACTCGCAGCCCAGGAGCCATCCGCCACCGTCGGCAAAACTACTGGAGATGAGGCAATGATGGCGAGGTACAAGAAGTGGATGGTGCAGTATGGCCGCAAGTACAAGGACGACGCCGAGAAAGCACACCGTTTCCAGGTATTCAAGGCGAACGCCGAGTTTATTGACAGGTCCAACTCTGGAGGCAAGAAGAAGTACGTCCTGGGGACCAACCAGTTTGCCGACTTGACCACCAAAGAGTTCGCAGCTCTGTACACCGGTTTGAAGAAGCCGGTGTCATCCGGGGCCAAGAAGATGCCTGGTTTCAGGTACCAGAATTTTACGCGCCTAGAAGACAATGTCCAGGTTGACTGGAGGCAGCAGGGTGCTGTCACTCCTGTGAAGAACCAAGGCCAATGTGGTAAATGAACTACTCCTTCTACCATGCATACACGTCTATCACTATTAATTAACTAACTGGCTAATGGCATGTATGTTATATATGTTCATTGTTACTGGGATCATGAAATAAAGGCCTCTCACGCAGCGAAGTAAAAACAATTTGCAGGCTGTTGCTGGGCGTTCTCTGCGGTAGGTGCCATGGAAGGTATCAACCAGATATCCACAGGAAACCTGGTCTCCCTGTCTGAGCAGCAGATTCTAGACTGCGACGAGTCAGACGGGAACCACGGCTGCAACGGTGGCTACATGGACAACGCCTTCCAATACGTCGTCAACAATGGCGGCATCACCACCGAGGATGCATACACTTACGCTGGAGCCGAAGGGACGTGCCAAAACGTCCAGCCAGCCGCCACCATCAGCGGCTACCAGGACCTGCCCAGCGGCGACGAGAACGCGCTCGCCAACGCAGTTGCCAACCAGCCGGTGTCTGTTGGCATCGACGGCGAATCGAGACCTTTCCAGCTTTACCAGGGTGGCATATACGATGGGAATGGCTGTGGCACGGACATGAACCATGCAGTGACAGCGATCGGCTACGGCACCGATGACCAGGGAACCCCGTATTGGATCCTCAAGAACTCGTGGGGCACAGGCTGGGGTGAGAACGGTTACATGCAGCTCCAGATGGGCGTCGGCGCCTGTGGTATCTCCACGATGTCGTCCTACCCAACTTCATGAACACAAATCTTCAgataaagtatatatatatatcaggccATGCATATAATTGCAGAATAAAGCATGGAAGATTAATTACATGCATGCATTAATAAGGCATGCTACGTACTGTATGAAAACTTCGGTACTGGATATGTACACAGGTAATATGTTGTGATAATAACTAAGTTTGTAATGCTCGTATGAATGTAAAGAACAAGAGCTTGTAATAATAACTAAGACCTCGTTTGGCGGGGCTTCTCCACTGGCTTCGGGAGCCATTTGGAGTCGTTTTTTGCCAAACGTAGTAAAACGAAacggcttcactagtgaagccccTTGAAACCTGATCTCACAGAGGTTTGGGATGGGATGGAGCCAAAATAATGGCTTCACCCGACTTCACCTCAGCCCCGTGGATCTAGGAGAGGGGAGAGAAACATGTTTTGCCTTTGTCAACAGGTGCACGGGCAGCGCGGCCGCCGGAGCACGCAACGCGAGCACACGCGGCCACGGGAGAGGCTTGAGGTCGGATAGACGTCCGCCAGGGGCGCAAGCGTGCGCGGTTGCCGGGGCTCGCGGCACGACGTGCGTGGCCACAAAAGAGACCTGGGGTCATGCGGCGTCCTGCCGGGGACGTGAGGGCGTGAGCACGTGCGGGCCGAGCGCTGGGCGCTAGGCATGGGGGCAGGGAGGGCATAGTTGCCAGGCAAGAGCGCTCGCGTGAACGAACGGGGAAGAAGGAATGAGAGAATAAAGTGAGGGGTATTATAGTCTTTTCATCTCTTTTGTCTACCATAAAGACATGTTTTGCGAAACGGGGTATCCAAAATGGCTCTAGCTCTTCCAGAGAGTTGTTCGTGGACCTGAAGCCAAAAATAATGGCTTCATTGGTGAAGTGGAGCCATGCCTAATAGGGCCTGAGCTGTTGTTTGGTTCGATGATAGAATAGGCAATGGGAATGTAATCGGCTGCCGGTGTTACAGGGGAACAAATAGCACGATTTGTTTGGTTTGCTTTGGAACGGTTTCCATTTACCACCGGAGAGGCGGACCGAGGCCATTCAGTCGACAGTTGCCGTGGATGAAAGGGGTCTCGCTAACCCTCCTCATGCCTGGTGCTCGCTCGCTCGGCCTGTTGGTGTTGGTTGTTGTAGTTCTTGCGCAACGCCACCTCGAGGACATGTCAGACAGCACTGCCGCAAGACGGGGACCGCTTCGATGTGCACTTACCCCGCACAGCAGCAGCTGCGACAGCTCCAACCGATCGAGAACAAGGGGACCAAGCCTCAGCGCGAGCGGCGAGGCGAGCCCGAACCATGCCGGCCGCCCGTGCACGACTGGATCGGAGAAGATCGGGATGTGTTAGACACCATCAAGGCAAGGCAGCACGCCTGGGCCAAGTCATCGTCCCCACGCCCCGACCAACGCGAGGTAAGCCCGAGCCAAGACAACTTCGGCCCCCCTATCCTTCTTGCAGAATTTTGTTTCTTCTCCTGAGAATGTTTCTTGTGTTGTGCCTATCATTCAGGAGTAGCCATGTGAAAAAATTAATTCTAGGTATGCACTTGGATTTCCAAATCCAAACCATAGGAGAAGGAGGACAGAGAGCAGTGAACTAGTGAGAATAATATTTACTGGAGGATTATAACCCATTCCAGATATAATACCTAGAATGTTGCTCCAGATTGTCTAAGCCAACTGCACCCAAGGAAGCTTGAAAGCCTTGCAGCTCATTGAAGCCAACTCTTGACATGGGAAGATTAAAAAGGTCCAAGCTGTGCTCAGTGTTTGCTACACCATGGAAGGAAAGAGAGGTATTCTTAGCATAAGCAAACAGATGTGGGAAGGTAGTTGACAATAATGGTTGGCTACGGAAACTATCCTCCCAAAGACTGACTGTATCTCCCCTACAGGTAGTTGACAATAATGGTTGGCTAAGGAAACTATCCTCCCAAAGACTGACTGTATCTCCCCTACCAACTGTACAATGAGCAATCCCTCGAAAAACAGTGCTATGTTTCATGATATCTCTCCACCAGAAAGAGCCCTTTGGCATTGATAAATGAGGCACTTTTGCAGGGTTAGTGAAGTAAGTCGACCAGATAAGAGAAACCCAAGTAAGATCTACCCTATTGTAAAAGTGATCCAGGTGCTTCAATAGAAGAGCATCATTATGTAAATAAAGGTTTCTGACACCAAGTCCACCTTATCCTTAGGCATAGTAACTATATCCCAGGCAGCAAGGTTGTAGCCTTTTGCATTAATGTCATTACCTCTGTAGAGACAATATTTTATGTATTTGTCTATCACTTCAATAGCTGTCATCGGAAGCTTGAGAGCACATATGTAGTATGTTGGCAGAGAAGAAACAACTGAGTTGATTAATAAGAGTCGGCCTGAATAAGAAAGAAAAACTAAGCTTGCTGATAATCTTCTCTTCATGCGGCAGATaagcgcgcggggggggggggggggggggggggggggggggggcatagtCCTTAACCAAAGGCTTTGTGGTACCAAGAGGCAGGCCAAGGGTAGGTTAAGGGCTGCTTTTCAACAGAACAACCGAAACTCCTGTCAAGAAAGGTATCTTGTGCTCTAGTACATTGTGAGGGACCAAACATGATTTTTGATAGTTGACCTTGAGGCCTACTATTAGAGCAAAATTGTTTATAAGGGCTTTAAGTGCAAAAGGTTGTCTAGTATCTGCCTGCATGAACAAGAGTGTGTCATGAGCATATTGAACAATTGAGAAGTTACTGATATCCAAGTTTGGAATAGGCCGCCCAAAAAGCCCTTGTCCATAGGCCTTGTTGATTATGCTCTGTAGAGATCAGCTGCCAGCACAAACAATAAAGTAGTTGATCACCTTGCCTAccccccaccaccaccgccactttACATTTGAAGTCCTTACCAGGAACATCATTAAGAGGTACAGAAGAAGCGCCAGTAGCTAAGATATTCTGCATCCAAGAGATCCACCTTTGAGCAAAACCCTTTGCTATCAGAACCTGAATAAATGCATAGTATTCTACTGTATCAAATGCTTTCTCAAAATCTAGTTTCAGTAAAATAATCTCTCTCTTAGAGTGATGGCACTGACGAAGATATTCAAAAGCCCAAGCAACATAGTCTTGAACAGTTCTACCACAGAGGAAGCCATAGTGATTTCGATGAATTACTTTTAAGACAACCTCCTGCAGTCTGATGGCCAGGATTTTTGTGTTGAACTTAATTGAAGAATTGAGAAGAAAATGGGTCTGAAGTTAGTCACTTTCTCAGAATTCTCCCTTTTTGGCACTAGAGTAATGTAGGAATAGTTGATACATTGAAGGTTGGTTGTATCATTGAAGAAGTCCAAACACATTGCATAGAAGTCAGCTTTGATTATGTTCCAACGCTTCTTGATAAAGAAGCCACTATATCCATCTAGCCCAGGTGTCTTGTCAGTAGGGAGCTCTTTGGTAATTCATCCATTTCCTTAGTTGTGAAAGGCCTTATCAGATCTAAATCAGTAAGGTTAAATAGTTTCTGAAAGTCAAAAGGCATGGTTGGGTTGACTGACACTCCCATCCTACTTTTAAACTCTTGCCAGAAAAGAGATGCCTTCTCAATGTGGTCTGTCACAATTCTGTTATCAATATTTGTAGTCTAAGCTACTGCATTTTTTCCTGTATCTTTCAGTTGCCATAGAGTGAaagaattttgtatttttatctcCAAGCTTGACAAATCTGACTGTATATGTCTGCTTCCAATAAACTTTCTGATAATGTAAGAGGTTCTATAGGTGTACcttgtgaaagcatctagacccctagttggatttcggtgattaatgtcaatacaagattactatgactaacgtgtgttttgcagaggcaattaagttaggtcatggtaatggagattgattgggcaatcgaggttgtcatgcccctacgatggaaatcgttttggttttcaaaggatggacgacaaggttaaggatgactagttctaagtgtcgattgaagttggagagacacttagagtagtttaggactttgtttttcctttggccgtactattaaggggggtatgaacgggtagcttgacctagttgagtctagtgagttaggtgtggtgcacacttgttaaaactagctctaggtagctcctatgaatgcctaagatcttttggagaaaacttcattcacatatgatcgagagttggaagtgaatggagggtcaaatactgaccggacgctggctccggtgcgaccggacgctggccgcagggtccggtcagttcatttgaccgtgaagaacaagtctggtgtgaccggacgctggaaggtcgtgtgaccggacgctgagggccagcgtccggtcgactccagtaagggtccagacttgagaaagtgcgaccggacgcgtccggtcagtggtgaccggaccctgagtatcaagcgtccggtcgtttacagtaagcatgcaagagcgaccggacgcatccggtcggtactgactggaccctgactgtgtccggtcatcacttgaaaactgttcgcgggttgaactgaccggagcgtccggtcaaaacgatcggagcgtccggtcatcccgcagaagctcataacggttcatttttcaggctgccttataaatagaagctccactcatgagtggagtcacttttgctcattccatcagctgagaaacacgtttgtgagtgccaagaagagcaaggtcctagtgaggtgtttgtgatttgagaatccaagagagtagcctcactagcaaatcaagagtagacaagtgtgcatccatcttctcattaggcttcgcgtggtcaagtgagagttcatgcttgttactcttggtgatcgccatcacctagacggcttggtggtgattgggagtttggtgttcacccggcggaacttgtgggtgacccaactcaagttgtgagcggctttgggtgattcgccgcgacggagtgtcgaagaatcaacccgtagagagcacttgatccttgcgtggatcaagggggagctacacccttgcgcgggtgctccaacgagaactagtagggagtggcgactctccgatacctcggcaaaacatcgccgcgttcttttctctctctatttactttgagcacttacttcgagtatttactttgagcaattcaatacttgttttacattcttagaattgctatgctagagtaagtttggaacatagggtgcaagtcatttatgcgttgatttgatagaaacacttttctaggcacaaagggttaattgggctatccgtaggatttgattattgcaagaaaatttagaattagcccaattcacccccctcttaggcatcttgatcctttcaattggtatcagagcctcgtgctcatgtttttaagcctaaccgcttagagcaagatgtctcacggggatggacctcctcctatcttcgagggggatgattttccatattggaaaattcacatggaggcttacctagaagctctagatgttggaattcttatagccgcctctcaagggttcccaacaccgaagaatgccgcacaacttcaaggcgatgaagtaaactatgaaaaatggaatgtaaaggctcgcaacaccatctttagaggcctttgcaaagatgtgtttaatcgtgtaaggaaccacaaagacacccatgcactatggtcggacatttgtgcgctccatgagggaaccaagagtgagcgtgaggaacgctctcatcttgtgattaaaaagctaaattcttttgagatgcttcccaaagaaagtgctaatgaaatgtattctcgtttaaatgttcttgtagaggaagtcaatgggcttggacttactcaaatgtcaccatccgatgttgtgagaaagatcttgagtgtcctccccattgacaaatatgggcacattgtgaccgtgctacatcaaggtgatctttccgccgctacaccgacacaaatcttgggaaagatcaatgctcatgagatggctcatcctctataaagaagaaagagaaggacttagcattcaaagctagccaagataagggcaaggcaagacttgagtatgagagctcaagtgatgaagatgatgaagaaagtcttgctctcatggtgaagaagaccgccaagatgctaaagaagctaaacaagagtggcatcaagtttgacggcaagaagaagaagttcttcactagctcaagaagaaagccaatctccgagatggattgctacaattgtggcgaacttggtcacctagctcatcaatgcacaaagcccaagaaagacaagttcaagaataagggcaagaaagatgattcaagtgatgaagatgaaaagaaaaagaacaagccatacaagaaga
This sequence is a window from Miscanthus floridulus cultivar M001 chromosome 10, ASM1932011v1, whole genome shotgun sequence. Protein-coding genes within it:
- the LOC136490055 gene encoding senescence-specific cysteine protease SAG39-like; translation: MESNISNKHMMMTTLMLLVSVIAIADSVCYVLAAQEPSATVGKTTGDEAMMARYKKWMVQYGRKYKDDAEKAHRFQVFKANAEFIDRSNSGGKKKYVLGTNQFADLTTKEFAALYTGLKKPVSSGAKKMPGFRYQNFTRLEDNVQVDWRQQGAVTPVKNQGQCGCCWAFSAVGAMEGINQISTGNLVSLSEQQILDCDESDGNHGCNGGYMDNAFQYVVNNGGITTEDAYTYAGAEGTCQNVQPAATISGYQDLPSGDENALANAVANQPVSVGIDGESRPFQLYQGGIYDGNGCGTDMNHAVTAIGYGTDDQGTPYWILKNSWGTGWGENGYMQLQMGVGACGISTMSSYPTS